The proteins below come from a single Acinonyx jubatus isolate Ajub_Pintada_27869175 chromosome A1, VMU_Ajub_asm_v1.0, whole genome shotgun sequence genomic window:
- the LOC106966694 gene encoding olfactory receptor 2G3-like: MEGENVSFPRTIVLLGFSDYPWLEMLLFGVVLVSYILTLIGNSSIIFLSMVEPRVQTPMYFFLGNLSVLDVCVTCAIVPQLLANLWGPEKTIPSWGCITQAYIFHWTGCTECALLAVMAFDRYVAICQPLWYTLIMRPWVCVQLATAAWSSGLANSILQTTLTLQLHHCSHHTLDHFFCEVPVLIKLAYGDTTANELSLAIGAIPFALMSPLLVLISYTLIVKAVLKLPSADKRYKALITCSSHLVVVIMYFGPAICMYIQPPENSAQTKFMSFFYCVITPLLNPLIYTRRNKDVKRVRKRILQPQSEVKS; this comes from the coding sequence ATGGAAGGAGAAAATGTGAGTTTCCCTAGAACTATTGTGTTGTTGGGCTTCTCAGATTATCCATGGCTAGAAATGCTCCTCTTTGGAGTGGTCCTGGTCTCTTACATCCTCACCCTGATAGGGAACAGCTCCATCATCTTTCTTTCCATGGTGGAGCCCAGAGTCCAGAcccccatgtatttcttcctggGCAATCTCTCTGTACTGGACGTTTGTGTCACCTGTGCCATTGTGCCCCAGCTGCTGGCGAACCTCTGGGGACCAGAGAAGACAATTCCTTCTTGGGGCTGCATCACCCAGGCCTACATCTTCCACTGGACAGGATGCACTGAATGTGCTCTGCTGGCAGTAATGGCTTTTGATCGCTATGTGGCTATCTGTCAGCCCCTCTGGTACACTCTTATCATGAGGCCCTGGGTGTGTGTGCAACTGGCAACTGCTGCCTGGTCCAGTGGCCTGGCAAATTCAATACTCCAAACTACGCTTACTCTCCAGCTCCACCACTGCAGTCACCACACACTTGACCACTTCTTCTGTGAAGTACCTGTTCTGATCAAGCTGGCCTATGGTGATACCACTGCTAATGAGCTGTCTCTGGCCATTGGAGCCATCCCTTTTGCACTGAtgtctcctctgcttgtgctaaTCTCCTACACATTAATTGTCAAGGCTGTGTTGAAGTTACCTTCAGCTGACAAAAGGTACAAGGCACTCATCACATGCAGCTCCCACTTGGTGGTTGTCATCATGTACTTTGGACCAGCCATCTGCATGTACATCCAACCCCCTGAAAATAGCGCCCAGACCAAGTTCATGTCCTTCTTCTACTGTGTTATCACCCCACTGCTCAACCCACTCATCTATACTCGGAGAAACAAGGATGTGAAGAGAGTGCGGAAAAGGATTCTACAACCTCAGAGTGAGGTAAAATCCTAA